In one window of Deltaproteobacteria bacterium DNA:
- a CDS encoding aminopeptidase (catalyzes the removal of amino acids from the N termini of peptides), with protein sequence MDALSHKGVNCWERYASEKDRRDMDSLAVGYLEFLSQCKTERETVAWIMDQAGARGFS encoded by the coding sequence ATGGATGCATTGAGCCACAAAGGGGTGAATTGCTGGGAGCGCTACGCTTCCGAGAAAGATCGGCGGGACATGGACAGTCTGGCCGTGGGATATCTGGAATTTCTCAGCCAGTGTAAGACCGAGCGCGAAACCGTGGCCTGGATCATGGATCAGGCCGGGGCGCGTGGATTTTCCG